The following proteins are encoded in a genomic region of Liolophura sinensis isolate JHLJ2023 chromosome 7, CUHK_Ljap_v2, whole genome shotgun sequence:
- the LOC135471037 gene encoding protein rolling stone-like — translation MGCSEWCKQEFKPCNFGFGKHLRPELTVTSQWPSLPPVIYLAWRWFAFAYHLAWLIVTVAAATIYTAGRATWFAYLTNWTYFLLTVDVLIEALASLVWYFRARNPNVDVVPETTTWYMKLSWFMYSITTTVVVLVGLTYWYDNHHCLCFFLAAGADDFYIDVQTHGITLVYVVLNLALTGVPVRIYHLIYPFAFAVLYTVFTVIYYYAGGVSKNGKRYVYKGVLDWADPNTSLTWISILAFVGIPVIHVLLVYGLHLVRVTIHNKCFGDDCMADNKVRQAEMTTLSDENTKSYCIA, via the exons ATGGGTTGTTCTGAGTGGTGTAAACAGGAATTCAAGCCTTGTAACTTTGGTTTTGGTAAGCATCTGCGCCCTGAACTCACAGTCACCTCACAG TGGCCGAGCCTACCGCCAGTGATATACTTGGCATGGAGATGGTTCGCTTTTGCCTACCACCTCGCATGGCTAATCGTAACTGTGGCAGCAGCAACGATATATACCGCCGGTCGGGCCACGTGGTTCGCCTATCTCACAAACTGGACATACTTCCTCTTGACGGTTGACGTCCTCATAGAGGCTCTGGCTTCACTGGTATGGTATTTTCGAGCTCGGAATCCAAACGTCG ATGTTGTTCCAGAGACGACAACTTGGTACATGAAGCTATCCTGGTTCATGTACTCCATAACCACGACGGTGGTTGTGCTCGTCGGCCTCACGTATTGG TATGATAATCACCACTGTCTTTGCTTTTTTCTTGCAGCTGGTGCAGATGATTTCTATATAGACGTTCAGACGCATGGAATTACACTTGTCTACGTGGTGCTGAACCTAGCACTAACAGGTGTGCCCGTTCGCATCTACCACCTTATCTACCCATTCGCCTTCGCCGTCCTGTACACCGTATTCACCGTGATTTACTACTATGCTGGCGGAGTCAGCAAGAACGGCAAAAGATACGTTTACAAAGGCGTCTTGGACTGGGCCGACCCTAACACCTCTCTCACCTGGATTAGTATATTAGCCTTTGTTGGCATACCTGTAATTCACGTGTTGCTAGTGTACGGCTTACACCTTGTCAGGGTGACAATCCACAACAAGTGTTTTGGCGATGACTGCATGGCGGACAACAAAGTTAGGCAGGCCGAAATGACGACTCTTTCAGACGAGAACACAAAATCTTACTGCATCGCATGA
- the LOC135469977 gene encoding meiosis expressed gene 1 protein homolog has translation MTTLVLQPKSMTRATEWSAQVEEAYRFQLAGYRDANEYGSFHGKNVDRWPHNGFVKKLQRKDGCFYYFNKERECPEKDIPKCKLYAY, from the exons ATGACAACACTTGTGCTTCAACCAAAATCAATGACACGTGCCACTGAGTGGAGCGCACAAGTAGAAGAAGCCTACAGATTCCAGCTTGCTGGTTACCGAGATGCTAATGAGTACGGCTCTTTTCATGGGAAAAAT GTTGACAGGTGGCCACACAATGGTTTTGTGAAAAAGTTACAACGGAAAGATGGCTGTTTCTACTACTTCAACAAAGAGAGAGAGTGTCCTGAAAAAGACATTCCCAAATGTAAACTCTACGCATACTGA
- the LOC135471615 gene encoding uncharacterized protein LOC135471615 isoform X2, whose protein sequence is MIDHTSQPLSSGLSSWSRYDVGQYRPSSTDHWAKNRTKALLGLEPRSQTFIRQIRPVPTSFDELVAGGLKMSQNGLPQPARQSLRLSREKTRTSFNERAKSGFQYWLIDRPKPTSFGKYGMGSYKTVLGIGNAPRT, encoded by the exons ATGATTGACCACACTTCCCAACCCCTTTCCTCCGG cCTGAGCTCTTGGTCACGGTACGACGTGGGACAATACCGCCCTAGCAGCACCGATCACTGGGCCAAGAACAGAACCAAG GCATTGCTGGGTCTCGAGCCACGGTCACAGACGTTCATTAGACAAATAAGACcag TGCCCACGTCCTTTGACGAACTCGTTGCTGGCGGCCTAAAGATGTCCCAGAACGGGTTGCCCCAACCTGCTCGGCAGAGTCTGAGACTCAGCCGGGAAAAAACCAGGACGTCCTTTAACGAACGCGCCAAATCCGGTTTCCAGTACTGGTTGATTGACAGACCAAAACCAACTTCTT TTGGAAAATACGGAATGGGATCTTACAAAACGGTCCTAGGAATAGGCAATGCTCCCAGAACTTAA
- the LOC135471615 gene encoding uncharacterized protein LOC135471615 isoform X1, translating into MEHLSSLSSWSRYDVGQYRPSSTDHWAKNRTKALLGLEPRSQTFIRQIRPVPTSFDELVAGGLKMSQNGLPQPARQSLRLSREKTRTSFNERAKSGFQYWLIDRPKPTSFGKYGMGSYKTVLGIGNAPRT; encoded by the exons ATGGAGCATCTTAGTAG cCTGAGCTCTTGGTCACGGTACGACGTGGGACAATACCGCCCTAGCAGCACCGATCACTGGGCCAAGAACAGAACCAAG GCATTGCTGGGTCTCGAGCCACGGTCACAGACGTTCATTAGACAAATAAGACcag TGCCCACGTCCTTTGACGAACTCGTTGCTGGCGGCCTAAAGATGTCCCAGAACGGGTTGCCCCAACCTGCTCGGCAGAGTCTGAGACTCAGCCGGGAAAAAACCAGGACGTCCTTTAACGAACGCGCCAAATCCGGTTTCCAGTACTGGTTGATTGACAGACCAAAACCAACTTCTT TTGGAAAATACGGAATGGGATCTTACAAAACGGTCCTAGGAATAGGCAATGCTCCCAGAACTTAA